aataattgcgggtGGGGAATTCCCGATTCGACCTGGTGGGTAACGTTCGGACGCTTATGCACTCTTCTACAATGCATtcacggaaagaaaaatgaacggGGCAAGGGATGGCaagggatatttttccttaagatgacccgtgaaggagttaaaacaaaacacttactcaacacattcagcgaaacaaaatataattcaaacaataaaactgcatgtgacaaaacaaaaagaaaccctcttataaaCTAGTGAtgtatgaattggtgaaagcaatttatgaaacatcaatggtaaaaaaatacacaacaaTATGACTTGATTTTcaagatggaattgaaaatgataacaacaaaatattgtTCGGCtgtgaacacgtaaataatgatacactttttaattatttcttgatggggtaggtaaatgaaagtccatcGCAACGAGTGTTAATTTtactttggtgattaatttcattttcactgaATAACAGGTGCGTTTTGTGACTGTCTGTCTTGACACTTGGCAGAAGACAAAAGGGGGCTTTAGGGGGGGGATAGTTGTGATCTTACTTGACCGTTGTCCGTGgttagaccaggttggatccaataaactctcgttccatttactccACACTCCTTtttcccttgttggaggaagctgcatccggaatgGAGGGAATgtgtcctcttcagctggtccttgctccttcaTACAGGGGGGGGGGTCTCTTATTTCAGACCAATCAGTCGCGTGATTTGTTAGGCCCCTCGTCTTCTCCGCCGTGTCGCACCCAAATTCGGGCATGGGCTCCGCCCGACACTCACTTCAAAATTATCATCTTTCTTCCATGCgcacaacctttttataatccccATCTTGGGGTGTGGTAACGCACAAGAAAAGGGAGGAGGAACacgttattcacgggaaaaatCCGAGTTCCCATCCTCCCAAACACACACACAGCACTCATAATCTTGCATAACCGACATTCATCCCCACTTACGCATTCACGCTTTCCTCCCCGGGCCGTGGTgtggggggggtgggaggggttggGAAAGTTTAGCGGAACGGAGCGGGCAAAGGGAATGAATGCGCCGAATTGAATGCACTTCGTAAAATGGTATCTGAACCATTACAATACTTAATGGTGATATCGTCAATTGTTCAATTCCTAAATGCATTTCATGATGTTGGAATGATAGTTTGaaatttttgcatgtttttacaTTATGTACTCAATGAAGCTTGAAGAATGGCATTATTATACCATAATAACCTTTCATTGTGAcgtttatgatttaaaaattaaagcatttggaatATTGATGATCAACGTACCTTTCGTAGAGGATATTGGGTTGGCCTCTTTGCACTTTGCCTGTAAAGTATATCTGTGAAGTCTGAGCATTTTCCTACTCCTTCAATCCATAGACCATCCTGAAGTTGGCCTGTCAGTAGGTGATAGAAACGTCCATATCCATGCCGTAAGCCATTCATCCATTCTCCTTCATACCTGCATCCATTAACTGCAGAAGATGTAACATACTGAAGTGATGCATTTAGTTATTATCATAATGTGTTTTTATACATCTGTTCTATCCTTCTCAAATTAAGTTGGGAATTGTAATTCTTATTAAACTATGATCAGCTGAGGCAgatatgataattatttaaagtgcttCCTTTGGCAGGTCAAGCGAATTCAGTGAATCACCATTTAACCTATTCAGAGGAAATATGAGAAAGTCAGTTTTTACACATGTTGGAAAAATTTGTGCTCAAAATGTTGTGATGGTGAAATGTACACTGGTAGCAGAGTCCAAGGGTTATGACGTGCTTATCAATTAGCAACCTTAGAGTCACATCATTTAGTGTAAGGTTGGCTCTATTATGTACTTCATTTATGAGTGTGGTGAGACAGAGGAAGTGAGGGAGATAATTGTGTATTTACGGTCAAGTTGCCATAGTTAATGCCTGCTTTGTGATGTGCTTCTGATATCACTTCCCTTGCACAGTTAACTTCTGTACACCTTCCAGACATGCCCTATAAATGGCCTTTGTCGTTCAATGCAATCAGCCATTGTTCTTGTGGTACCTCTGAGTCAGTATACAATCATACCATACATGTACCATATCTACCATTGCTCTGTTCAGAGTGACTCTGGATGCCCTTTACAGCTGTGTGCCTCCCCACCTATACTCGGCTACTAGATGGGGGCTCggtaaaattcatattatattttatgaccttGGGGAACCAACTTGTACGGTGGCTAAAGATAATGTTGAGGAGGCCTGCCAGTGCTTGCCTTTGTTGAGTTTTTACTTAGTTTTGCTTCTGATCATAGAATTGTTTAAAGTCACACCAAAAAATTCATGGTTTCATTTTCGGAGCATAATCATTCATGTTTGTTTTCATAGTGTAAAGCTTCATTAGAAATATGAAGTATGATACAACTTTTGTAATAGATATTTACCATGCACAAAAATTCCATATCCGTGAGGCTTGTTGTTAATCCAGTCTCCCTCATAGAAATCACCATTTTTATACCACATTCGCCCATGTCCACTGCATTTCCCTTCTGACCAATTTCCTATGTAGACATCACCATTTTCATATATTTGTCTCCCATAACCCtggaaatgtggaaaattaaTGATGGCTAATTTTATGTTTTGCATTATTTTGCCAGATAATTTACATTACATAATGTTGAAATCCCTTATgatattgatttaaataaatagttcTTGTGTTTGATACCTTATAAGATgacatgaaaaatgaattaagaTTGTCCATGGAGGAATATGTGTAGCACGTTTtagtaaaaaatctttttctctgaatattttatgctaccattttttctaataaatcattATAGATCAATTTGGACCAGTAAAAGATATTCTTAGAATTTGAATCAATgattagaatatatttttatccttgggagatgtttctgttttcttttgctaggtgaatattatttttattattcacagCTTCTTTTCCAGCAATGTAACATTAATTACGCACATCTCTTTTACCAAATTTCCAGTCTCCTACATAATGGTTCTTGTCGCAGtgattctctttcttttttccaaGAACACCGTGGCCATGCCTTAATCCCTTTAACCAATCTCCTTCATAACGCCATCCTTTGACACCATTTAAATGGCCTTTGCCTAGTGAAAAATAAAGTTCTATATTGTAATACATGCATGCATATTGTATTCCAGagctgtatttaattttaaatagagGTCATTTAAATAgagataaacattttttatgatcaACTGAAAGTAAGTTTGATTATATACATTTCATTGGTACACACAGAAATTTTTGATGTGGTGGTGGGAGCTCTGTGTGTTCAATTAGGACCTCTGATTACAGGGTCTTCCAAAATAAATCTGTAGTGAGTTACTGAATTAATAAAAGAGCCATTCTTTTAGCTTGGGTCTTGTTTTATCGAACTAAAATGATGCAACACATTTTTCCATCTTGCTTCCACTGAGTGACTGTAGGCTGCCACTCAAAGGTGAATTTCGGTTTTGTTGAGAGCTAAAGACTGGACCAGGgtcttttttctccttctcccTTCTAGGTGTGCCACCGGGAACTTTTATTATATTCTTCGTAACcaaattttatatgtatttaataagttcaacaggttcaggcttcaattggtggaagttagacatatttaaataaataaaagtgctatgatcttttatttatttaaatatgtatttaattatgcatTATCCTTTGCATCCACGAAGAAAAGAGATACTGAGCTCCAGTTAAGGGCTTACAAGTAATAAACCTGTTCTCTCTGACTCATTAATAAGAAAAATGTTGTCCAGTGAGGCATGAGTAGCTTTAAGGCTATTGATGTACAGTTACATTTTGAAAGAGAATTTTTACACAAAGAAGTAAGccaaattaaattaatgatttcttTACGTATAAGTGAGCTATGCATTTGCATATGAACATAATAAAGTGTGCAAATGGTTTccataattttaacatttattttatttttgattattcaGAAGTGACATTGGAAATAAAAGGATTTCAATTGCGTTAAATTCCTATATTATGATATTTATgtgttaaaatattgtttgataATGATGTTATCTTTGGGTTATTTCAAACTGAGGGTCACCTCTCACTTATGGACACATTTTCTAGGACTTTTAATGCCTGTAAGTGAGAGTTTTCGCTGAACTTGGAAATCAGAAAATGGAGCTCCCATGTAGACGACTATAATCCGTACACAATCATGGTATTAGGCAACATTTATCGATGGAAAAGGAGAGTGAAAAAGAGGAGGAATGTGTGAAGATTTCATCTTTGGCTAAAGCCTGAGATGGAGGACAAGATAAGGACAAAGGCTAGGTATTTTACTGATTACAGGAATTACTGCAGCTATTCAGGGATAATCCATTGCATCCATAAAATGCCTTGGCATTCACCTCTCAGATACACTTGACTGGTCATCACATGTTTCTGAACTGAATAACAAAATAGCTGTGGGTCTTTTTATGATAAGAAATCTTGCACCTGTAGTGTCCAAAAACACACTCAAAGCTCTGTATTATGCCAAAGTACACTCTCATTTATCCTACGACGTTTTGTTTTGGGGAAATTCCTCTCTGTTGTCAAGAACCTTTTCTCTCCAGAAGAAAGCTGTTAAAGCTATCTATAGAGTCCCCATTCGCACACCAGGCAGACCACTTTTTGTAAGTTCCAGCATCTTAACTCTCCCCTCAATCTATATCCTTACCTGTGCCATGTTTGTTCGAAATAATCCTCATCTTTTCCCTGATAACGCCAACCTACACAATCACTACACACGCTCCAAAAACAACATACACACCCTCCAATACTCCTACAGAGTCTGTTTAAAAGGTCCATACCACTCCATTGCCACTGTGTACAATAAGATTCCTATC
This genomic interval from Ischnura elegans chromosome 5, ioIscEleg1.1, whole genome shotgun sequence contains the following:
- the LOC124159282 gene encoding MORN repeat-containing protein 3-like, whose translation is MQRIGCEAIKEQAIAQGIVKPRERRPKKEPLWRESERLSFSTGLRHAVYFNSGDVYVGEWGNGLKEGKGHLNGVKGWRYEGDWLKGLRHGHGVLGKKKENHCDKNHYVGDWKFGKRDGYGRQIYENGDVYIGNWSEGKCSGHGRMWYKNGDFYEGDWINNKPHGYGIFVHVNGCRYEGEWMNGLRHGYGRFYHLLTGQLQDGLWIEGVGKCSDFTDILYRQSAKRPTQYPLRKLELENSDDVKRTAEEYAINKLITTQNEGIMPEN